The window ctctctcctctcttttgcAGGATGCATAGTTTCAAAGGGACCACAGAACAAATCAGAGGCCCATCCCTGTGCACCATTGGCCTGTCTCTCATTTCAGTTGAAGATTGAAGGGCAAGTCTGCCCCTGGGGCGTCAGTGGGGGATCAGGGGGCCTCAGTAGCACCCGCCGCCCCGGGGCCTCTGTGTTTCTACTGCGTGGGAGCTGGACCGTGACACACACCAAACATCAGGCCCACCGCAAGTGCCTCTGCCTGGCGATCTGCTGTCTGGTGCATGCAGTCGCTGGAAAAGCACTGAAAACTTCGCCTGCATCCCTTGTTAGCTCAAGGTCGTGtgtgagaggagtgtgtgttttgggtttgGCATCCTTTGAAAAGATATAACAATAAAGGGCCCTTGAGCAGGAGTTATTATGTGTTTGGCTGAGCGCAGGAGCTTGTGTTGCTGTGATGGAAGTTGGACGCTTCCCAGTGTTGTTTTGAGGTGCTTTTGGTTTGTTAGTCATAGCTTACTGTAAAGTGTCTCCTAAGACGCTCCTATTTCGAGATTGTTTTGTGCACAGCAACTCTGAAGTGGTGTCACGGGGCAGCTCCTCTGGCTTTTCCTGGCGGAGGATGTGTGGGGCTTGTGgatctgtgaaaacaacagggCAAACAGATGATCAATTCCAGGTTGGCGGCACATACCGTATCTGTGCGAGACGTGGCTCCAATCTTCCTACTTGTCTGTCTCCAGCTCTGGTCTCTCTAGGCCTCTATTAAGCTCTCTCAGCTTTCATATGACACGGCGATACCCATCAGAAGCTCCATGACAGCATATGGACCTGAGTGACATTTGATGTATGTGGCAGGAGTGAGTGCAGTTCCTCTTTGTGTCTCCCATTCATGTGGTGAGGGCAGGATTAAGACTTGATCCAATAGAGCAGAAGTGGAGAAGAACGAGCTCGGGTCAGATCTGCCTTGAATTAAGTCAGTGTTGCAGCAGGAATAATACAATCACCTCCCCCAAAAACCCTGTAACAGTACTGAAGGGTAacgtatgtgtgcatgtgtgtatttgtttgtgtgtgtgtgttcagagctTGGCCTGTGCCGAGGCTGCGACCAAACCACAGGCTGGTGTCCTTTACAGAGAAGAGGGGTCTCTGTTGATGGTTCAAACACAGCCCACGGCCTCAGCTTCAAAAGGCCCCCAATCATCGCACCCACTTACAGCCAACGGCGCATGTCACTTAATGTGGACCACACTATTCATCAATTATGGTGAGCTCAGGGGCCATCCAACACCCGCACCACAGCTCCACAAGTAGTGAGTTGTCTTCTGTTCTGACTGaagccccccaccccctgcaGTCCTCAAAAGCCCATCTGTTGCAGGAGGTGTGGAGTGAGACCGCTAACTCCTCAGAGCTGTCACACAAACTGAATTTTGGCTTTGCTTCTTCTTTCATGCTGTGTTATCTCACCACAGCTCCCCAAAAGCCCTCATCCTCCTGTACATTTGGCTTCCTGCAATGTCCTGTATGCTTCACAATCCTCGTCCATCTGCACCCCTCCACTCATCCTATACGCTGGCTTTGAAACCCACAGTAGGCTAATGCACTTGCCtgttagacacacacaagcccatGACCTTACCCTCCCACTCACTTTTTATCCATCCCTTGGCAAGTGAACTGAGTCAAACTAGAGCTCATTTAATGTAATCTGATTTTGACATTTCGCCATGGGGTATTAGTTAAGCCCAAATGTCTTTTTGGTATCCAAGTGACAGAACGTATGTTAAGGTTGtaagagtgaaaataaatgacacaaatgtgGCGACCATATTTAGAATTCCCTTTCAACAGGCAGATGACGGCAGAGTGTGCAAACCTGAACCAGACGACAATATCCAACCCTcattctccttctcctcctccttgtccttccTTTTTCCAGTCACTGTCCACAAGAGAACTTCCTCCGTCACATCTGGACAGCGCTCAGCTCAGTGCGGCCCAGCGTGAGAGGGGGGTGAAAGGTGATGTTCGTGCTGACCCGTTCACCCAGCACACCTCCACTCCAGCCGTGCCTCTCCTGTCCCCAAAAGCGGTTCGGCTGCTAATGCATGTGCAGCTGATTcggtatgtgtgtgagtgtgtgttcactgaagCCCTAAcctcagcagctgtgtgtgatttttaattCATGCTATCTGGGggcttttttcctgtttttttaatttttttttttcctctctgtcctgaCACCTTGTTTCATGTGGTGAAGATACGTTCTGGTCAGATTATGGATGTGAGCTGCTTTATGTCTGCTGCAGCGCTTCAACATCTGAATTTTCATGCAGAATCTTTTGTGACAAAGCAGGCAATATAGAGACGGACgtcttctctttcagtttttgaaaTTGACGATATTGTAAGAATAGATAAGGATATTTTTGAGCAAGTCAATCTAAAAATCCATGTTATTTCTGCCTACTGAGTTCGAGTGTTGAGTCGAAAGCTCCAACCAGGGGAACACTGCACTCCAGAGGATACTTCAACAGTTTCAACAGAGTATGCGGGAACACTTTGGAGTATCTCAActaatttgaaagaaaaaaggaattcCGATTTGCAGCAGATAGATATTTAAAATCATTATCTAAAAGTAATTCTGATGTGTAACTTCTGCCACCAGTAGTACAAATGCAAAGTGGATCAGTTAAGCTAAACACTGACAGTTCAACTGTATGAAACAATATTCACTTTTATGAAGTTAACAGTTAGAGATAACATCCAGTTTAACGTCAGTTCAGCAGATTTCTGGAACGTGACTGGTGGTGTTGATGACGGGGCACATGAGTCCATCCGACAGAGCTGTGGGTGTAGAAAATAATGTGGGAACCAATGCATTAAATTTTGCATCTCGAATTCTGGCTCTCCAAGTGTTAAAAATTATTATACAACACACTGGGCCAATTTTTGAACAGCCTTTTTGTGACTATAAGctaataattacatttaataaataaataaaaaattagacacagagacacgcactcacagacagacatagacatatatacacaaacacacaatcgGATGGGGCAGGCATTGCTTCGCAAACAATTGCAGCCACACACGCTCACGCCATGAAAACAGCACTAATGGGAAAAAGATGAGAGGGCTCAcagtgagcacacacagagagagctcTGCCGGCTGGTGGACACCGCTGTCTCGGCCCTGCTGGCACTCACTAACAGCCTGGGATCAGATAGAAAGATTGCTGCCTGAGGTCACAGTCTTAACAAAGTCTACTTGAATTGCTAGGTTGAGTATAATACATTTGATCTATGacatttgtgtgttattttaatttCCCTCTCACGGATCTCGTCGTCCTGCTTCCTTTTGGTTCTATCTGTTATATACCTACAGAATATAACTTAATGCCGTTGTTTTTTCACCAACATTTCATTAGATCTCTAAAGctctaaataaaacaaattattaaaagGAGGTTTCTGAAATATATAGattttttcaaaacaattttaaaaacagcaaatttacACGATCAGTGTCAAATATGATGTTTCACTTTTGACAGGAGTTTTCAGCTGTTTGGACTTGATCATTTGAAATAATTCCTAATTCTAACGTTGAAGTAATTCTCAGCGTAAGCAGCCATTTATCAGGTCATCAGAGCAgctctgcattttaaaaataaagttatgtCCACATTAATCAAACTGATTTAAACAATTAGTTTGAATAtctaaatgttttctgtgtatctGAAGTAACATTCCGGCTTATTTCTCCTCGTATGGCAAATGATTTGGAACATTTAATGATAAAGTGTGATGTCCCCGTAAAGCAGCGGTGAGAGGAAACAGCCATGTGCTGTTGAGGAAAAAGTGTGtcatcttgtttattttcctttggtTTGCTGTCTTTTCCAGCCCATAGGGCGCgatgataacaaaaaaatattgcGGCATCCATGTCTCACAGTGGACGGCCCCTCCAGTCCAACGAGGGACCACAAGGCCCTTAGAACAACATTTTTGCTGTGAGGGAGAGCAGCAGAAGTTCCAGCCTGTGTGTTAATGATGGCTCACTGGTGATTCCCTCACATGTTTGTTCAGATTTTAGCTTTTGcttaaacacacaggcacaaatcAACTCTGcgtccctttttttccccttctctgtCCTGATGATGTCTCATCTTCCAGAACTGATATTGGCCACCGCAGCAGACAGTCTGACGCAGAACTGGACATGATTTGTGCTATTTTTGATCTCTGATACTTTTGAGTCTCATATCTTCCTGAAGTAACAAAGTCTCCTCGAAACAATTCCCATTATGTTTTCCCCATAGCGCCAACTCTATCATTGCTCTCTTTGTCTTATCCgtgatgtgtgtgtccactAAGACTGAATAATATTTGGACAGGTGTTCTTTCATATACATTAACTTCAAGGGGTCCAGTGTGCTATTTCATTGTAGTTTcataaagaaaaagcagcataTCCTGGCTGATGGATTCTTGAGCTGGTGCTGTATACTGTAGTCTATACTGTGTATAATCCCTAACAATAAAAAACTGTTTAGCACCAATTTTCCTTTACTTTTAAAAccttcttttttcctgtttcagacAACTGTGGAGGCCACATCTGGAAGACAGATGGAGTCCCAAAGCTTATTCTCTGCCTTTGActctcgctccctctcctctccctcgcATTCACTgcttctcactctctctttctctcgtcttcccctccctcccttctcttttTGGGAAACATGAGAGCTGGgctaattctctctctctctctctctccctcccccccccctctctcccaccCCGGCTGGACCACCCACATTCGGAAACGCCTAGCTGTTCCTGAGGCAGAGCCGCCGGCAGTTTAGAGAGACTGGGAGAgcaacaagagagagagagatgtaagGATGGGTTATGACTGACGGTTTTAGCAGAGTATCAATTACATCAATGTCAAAGCCATAACCTGCCATTGTGTAAGGAGCAGAGACGCCTGCTATAGTGCTCAGCTGAGTTTATGCAGCATGAATCCTGTGCTGCCGCTTGTTGCACCAAAGCTAACTTTATCTACTCACGTCATTCTGCAACATACTGCATCAGAAAGGCATCAGTTTGAAGCTTGAAGATTGCTTTTAGAATAACACTGGACaccattaaattacattaaattctGCATAACCCgatcacacaaaaatgaatcactTCAAATTTAGAGATCTCAGAGAAATTACAGTGCAATGTACTTAAAACAGCAGCTTTTATTTGGATGGTAAGCAGTAAATAAATATCGCTCAGTTCACCTCAGACTTTCAAACTCAACAATATAAAGGTCAATGTCTCCACCATGTGGACGCTTCTCAGTATTGCTTCTTTATAAAAGTGTTATTTTCCCATCTGCATTGCCACTTTCTTAAAGGGGTGTAAAAGTTGATACTGATAAGATTTGAATGGTTAATAATTAATGCACTGTTTCTTTATTGATCAGTAATAAtccatgttggtgtgtttttcagctcattgttttggttcaccGTCACCGGTgagtcagatatttccctcagggtGTTGGTGGAGCTGAGCAGTGAATGAATACTGGACATATGTTAATTAGGTGGGcagaaacacaaccacaaatgCTCACGTTGGTACAATTCTGCTTTATGTTTAAATGGGAAAAATCAGCTGTTGCAGGTTTACGTCTGCAGTCTTAATGGTGTATTGCAGCGGAACATGACTGAATTAATGTTTAACATTGATAACTTGTTCAGTAACTGAGTAAGTTAAACCACTAAGATGAATTACTAAGCTAGCTAAAAAACCTTAACTGTATTAGAGAAACACCTGCCAAAGGGACTTTTCAAACATGGCAACCCGATAGTTGTTACTGATTTGTGAAATAATCACTACTAAAGCTATTAAATAATATAGTATGATTCATTAGAGAGTGGTGCCCATTCTGAAATAGAAAACAAGCACTTGTGCTCAGTGGTAAAGCCTACATACAAGTTGTAGTGGGTAAGCAAATAGCTCAGTAATACAATTGTGTGCTGAACGCAGTGAAATGACTTTAAAGTGCAACTTAAGGCGTGATACATCAATAGGAGATTTTCtcttaatttgttttctgcttttttcttctctgcaccTCAGTAGCCACCGATCCCACAGTGGCCCCCATCATACCTCCAAAGGGCCCTCCCACAAACAGGCCGACCAGTGCTCCCAGCAGGGCCTCCCTTCTCACGAGAGTGGGCAGCCACCTCACCCAGCCTGTCACCTTCTCCCACAAGCcccagagaaaagaggaagcagaggatgGAGGTGAGACACTGTCACAGGGGAAAATGTTATCTACATCCACATTGAGGTCATCGAcgctcctctctgcctcttctcGGACTGCTTCCATTTCCTCTTCCGTCACAGTCTCCTGTGGTGGCGAGTCTTCCGGGGACACCTGATCGTTGaactcctttcctctcttctgtctggcTATCTCTAcctgcctctctctcaccctttcCTCAGCCTCCTGGTACAGGGGACAGCTAAAGTGTTGTGTCCCGCTCTCCaccttctccagcagctcctcaacAGCCTTCCTCTCTGCTGGTTCTCCATTTCGGGTTTCCAGGGTGTGGTAGCGGTCACCACATCTTTTCACCAGCTCCTGAAGGTCCTTGCGCCATGTGGCAAGGTATTCCTCCAATGACtcgtcctcctccagctcctctgtgtGGGTGAAGAGTATGATGGTGTTCGTACTGACTGCAGAGGGGCCAAACAGCTCCGTCAAGACATCCAGGGCCTTGGTCTCTCCGTCAGCTGGTTGGTTCACGGGGACACACAGCAGGAAGGCATGTGGTCCAGGGCTGGATAAAGCGATAAAGGAGGATATGagtcttcttctttcctttggGTCGCAGCCTGAGCCAAACCAGGCGGGACTGGAGACTACCACCACCTGCCGAGGCACAGAAGCACAAAATCAGTATGtaagttttttcttcttcccttttgaAATCCATTTACTGTTGTGAAGTAGAACATAGGACTTTGTAGAGATTATATTTAAGGTAAATTAAATGGTAAGTAGTATACAAGAATGGAAGATGGTAAAGTGGGAAAGCAGGACAGCACTTGTGTAAGTGTGTAACATGAATGTATACAtatgtttttatctgtgtgtataTGGATGCATGCAggtatgtatatgtatatgtatctCTGTGTACACACGGTCATCGCTTAGAATCTTAATTATGACAGATGTGAATGTCATTGGTCaagaaacattcaaacataGCAAAAGCCAAAATGTAAGACTCCAAACTCagaaatatgatgcattgctgtTATACTTGAATTCTCTCCAACACTTACTTTGACCTTACTGGCCTCACGTTATGgccatttcatttcaattcaactTTTGAAAAGAAACTTTCTCGCGTGAGTTAGTGCAGCCTGATGTTCTGCGTGGATGTCACTGGTACCTGTCTGCCTGCAGCTTCTCCTTTATGTTTGCTGCACTCCTGGATGAGGGCGGTGTCTGTGCCCTGCTGGCAGTCTTGCAGGCCCAGGATGGTGCAGACTGCTGATCTCTTTCCTGCCCCCGCCCGGCCCAGCACCACCAGCCTCAGCTCTGCTCGGCACGGGACGCACAGCAGTGCATACATGACTGTTAAAATGGCATAGCGTACTTTGTCCACATGTAAAGCAGCGTGTGCACTGAGTGTATCCTCTGTACTTGTTGACATGAGAGCTCACAAGTTATCCAAAAGCTATCCCTCCTTAAACCGAATTCTTACATCCTCCTTCTCACGACTGAACGGCTGTCTGTTGTTTATCGTGCGTGCTGTGTCTGTACTGATAGCGGCCAGTTGATGTAAATGCGACTGTGCCAACCAGTTTCCAAGAAGCGGCAGCGCCCTTATGCAGCTGCCGTCTCTGCTCGTCTCAAACCGCACAAAGACGGAAAACACGCACAGGCGGGTACTCACGTTTCTTCTGTTATGTCTCGACAAACACGGCTCCTAAAACGCATTTCACAAGAATTATCAGCCTACCTGATTGAAAAGCAGATGCTGACATTTCTGCTCCTGCTCGCTGCCGTATTTCGGGTTGACTCGGGAATGAACGCACTTCCTAGTAGCAGCAGGCTGACTCAGCCCTGCCCCTGTTACAGGACTCTGCCAGACTGCCTGAGTCCAGCAGGGGTGAACACAGCTCCATCTGTTGTGGTGGCTGGTGAAGGGCTCCTCTCAGCGGGGCCCGGGGTGGTCCCTCAGTGACTCAACACTTCTTATCATTTCAGCCCACTAGTGGGATGAGGAAGTCTGAGTCACGTCAATATGACTTTATGGTGTATGGAGTATATTTTTGATACAGCAAGCATATAACATTCAGTAAAACCAGcggtggaggaagtattcaggtTAGATGTACTTCATTCACTATTAAAAGTATTCTGTCTCTTACTGACATACTGAATCACTATATTTTTACCCAGGCATTAACGGAAGAGCAGCTTTTCACTGCTATGAGCTGAGTGAGGTGGAGCTTATATTTTGAACCATTTTGTACATTGCAACTAATGACTATTCTCATAATGGATTCATCTTGTTTGGCATTGGCTACAAATTTTTTTAACCCGCGCctgaaatgtctttattttaaaagtgacTTTAAAGATTATGAAAGTACTTgccaattcattttctgtccattgATGTATCCACTATTTGTATCAGCTGTACCTGAAGTGTCAATCTCATCATGGTACTAAAGGAAAGGAATCATCTGTCATTAGGAACCATCCTCTGGCCACCATGAATGTACGGCCAATAAAAAAGTAGAAACCAAATTAGGGAACagattatattttaatgttgcCATTTTGTTAAATGTCTGACAATGATTTGTTTGGACAGCTCCTGAATAAGGTTTCACCTAAACATGTTTCTGATCACTTTTGAAATTCTACAGTAAAGTCAAAATCCAAACACTGTGTGCACAGCAGAATATCAAATGTATAAAACAGCAAGGCATGACAGCACTTTTTACATggtaaaagaaaaactacacaGGTTTCAAATACATTATGTTCTGTTGTATGGTGATGGCAAGTCAATGACTTGCGTGTTCCTGTACATTCCAGTAGAAAAGTCAAATATGTGGACATGTATGGAATAGTGAACAGTCTCACACCCCCCCAGCCCAACAGCCAGACCCGCACACAGACATTCAGTGTAgtacacacaagcatacactcattcataaaacagtaaactgtgcagtaacagtaaaaaCTA of the Scatophagus argus isolate fScaArg1 chromosome 16, fScaArg1.pri, whole genome shotgun sequence genome contains:
- the si:dkeyp-69e1.8 gene encoding GTPase IMAP family member 9 isoform X2, translated to MSASAFQSELRLVVLGRAGAGKRSAVCTILGLQDCQQGTDTALIQECSKHKGEAAGRQVVVVSSPAWFGSGCDPKERRRLISSFIALSSPGPHAFLLCVPVNQPADGETKALDVLTELFGPSAVSTNTIILFTHTEELEEDESLEEYLATWRKDLQELVKRCGDRYHTLETRNGEPAERKAVEELLEKVESGTQHFSCPLYQEAEERVRERQVEIARQKRGKEFNDQVSPEDSPPQETVTEEEMEAVREEAERSVDDLNVDVDNIFPCDSVSPPSSASSFLWGLWEKVTGWVRWLPTLVRREALLGALVGLFVGGPFGGMMGATVGSVATEVQRRKKQKTN
- the si:dkeyp-69e1.8 gene encoding GTPase IMAP family member 9 isoform X1 → MSTSTEDTLSAHAALHVDKVRYAILTVMYALLCVPCRAELRLVVLGRAGAGKRSAVCTILGLQDCQQGTDTALIQECSKHKGEAAGRQVVVVSSPAWFGSGCDPKERRRLISSFIALSSPGPHAFLLCVPVNQPADGETKALDVLTELFGPSAVSTNTIILFTHTEELEEDESLEEYLATWRKDLQELVKRCGDRYHTLETRNGEPAERKAVEELLEKVESGTQHFSCPLYQEAEERVRERQVEIARQKRGKEFNDQVSPEDSPPQETVTEEEMEAVREEAERSVDDLNVDVDNIFPCDSVSPPSSASSFLWGLWEKVTGWVRWLPTLVRREALLGALVGLFVGGPFGGMMGATVGSVATEVQRRKKQKTN